Proteins from a genomic interval of Streptococcus sp. D7B5:
- a CDS encoding O-acetylhomoserine aminocarboxypropyltransferase/cysteine synthase family protein, whose protein sequence is MTRDFKFETLQLHAGQVVDPATKSRAVPIYQTTSFVFDDTQEGADLFALRKPGNIYTRITNPTTAAFEERIAALEGGVGALATASGMAAVTYTILALAHAGDHVVAASTIYGGTFNLLKETLPRYGITTTFVDVDNLEEVEAAINDNTKLVLIETLGNPLINIPDLEKLAEIAHKHQIPLVSDNTFATPYLINVFSHGVDIAIHSATKFIGGHGTTIGGVIVDSGRFDWAASGKFPQFVEEDPSYHNLSYTRDVGAAAFIIAVRVQLLRDTGAALSPFNAFLLLQGLETLSLRVERHVQNAEKIVDFLVNHPKVEKVNYPKLADSPYHALAEKYLPKGVGSIFTFHVKGGEAEARKVIDNLEIFSDLANVADAKSLVVHPATTTHGQLSEKDLEAAGVTPNQIRLSIGLENVEDLIEDLRLALEKI, encoded by the coding sequence ATGACTCGTGATTTTAAATTTGAAACCCTACAATTACATGCTGGGCAAGTAGTTGATCCAGCAACTAAGTCTCGTGCAGTACCGATTTATCAAACAACATCCTTCGTTTTTGATGACACGCAAGAAGGTGCCGATTTGTTTGCCTTGAGAAAACCAGGGAACATTTATACTCGTATCACAAACCCTACAACAGCAGCCTTTGAGGAAAGAATTGCTGCTCTTGAAGGTGGTGTTGGAGCGCTTGCGACAGCATCAGGTATGGCTGCTGTAACCTACACTATTTTGGCGCTTGCTCACGCAGGTGACCATGTGGTGGCTGCGTCAACTATTTACGGTGGGACCTTCAACCTCTTGAAAGAAACCCTTCCTCGTTATGGGATCACAACTACCTTTGTGGATGTGGATAATTTGGAAGAAGTAGAAGCAGCTATCAATGACAATACCAAGCTTGTCTTGATTGAAACCTTGGGGAATCCCTTGATTAACATTCCTGACTTGGAAAAATTGGCTGAGATTGCTCATAAACACCAGATTCCTCTCGTTTCGGACAATACTTTTGCCACACCATATTTGATTAACGTCTTCTCTCACGGTGTAGATATTGCCATTCACTCAGCAACTAAGTTTATTGGTGGACATGGTACGACTATTGGAGGAGTGATTGTCGATAGTGGTCGTTTTGACTGGGCAGCTTCAGGGAAGTTCCCTCAATTTGTTGAGGAAGACCCAAGTTACCATAACTTGAGCTATACTCGTGATGTGGGTGCAGCAGCCTTTATTATCGCTGTTCGTGTTCAATTGCTCCGTGATACAGGTGCTGCCTTGTCGCCATTTAATGCCTTTCTCTTGCTTCAAGGGCTTGAAACTCTCTCTCTTCGTGTGGAACGTCACGTGCAAAATGCAGAGAAAATTGTTGATTTCCTTGTAAATCATCCTAAGGTAGAGAAGGTAAATTATCCAAAACTAGCTGACAGTCCATATCATGCCTTGGCTGAGAAATATTTGCCAAAAGGTGTTGGTTCAATCTTTACCTTCCATGTTAAAGGCGGAGAGGCAGAAGCTCGCAAGGTGATTGATAATTTGGAAATCTTCTCTGACCTTGCAAACGTGGCAGATGCCAAATCTCTTGTTGTCCATCCTGCGACAACCACCCACGGTCAGTTGTCAGAAAAAGACCTAGAAGCAGCAGGTGTCACACCAAACCAAATCCGCTTGTCTATCGGACTTGAAAATGTAGAGGATTTGATTGAAGATTTGCGTTTGGCCTTGGAAAAAATTTAA
- a CDS encoding formate/nitrite transporter family protein, which translates to MVSSEFISKIEFACKKKESLYSQSKFKYAIRSMFAGAFLTFSTAAGAVGADLINKIAPGSGRFLFPFVFAWGLAYIVFLNAELVTSNMMFLTAGSFLKKISWRKTAEILLYCTLFNLIGALIAGWGFAHSAAYANLTHDSFISGVVEMKLGRSNELVLLEGILANIFVNIAILSFVLVKDGGAKLWLVLSAIYMFVFLTNEHIAANFASFAIVKFSVAADSIANFDIPNILRHWGVTFVGNFIGGGLLMGLPYAFLNKNEDTYVD; encoded by the coding sequence ATGGTCTCTTCAGAATTTATTTCAAAGATTGAATTTGCTTGCAAGAAGAAAGAAAGTCTTTATAGCCAAAGTAAGTTTAAGTATGCGATTCGTTCCATGTTTGCAGGTGCCTTTTTAACATTTAGTACGGCTGCCGGTGCAGTTGGGGCTGACTTGATTAATAAGATCGCTCCAGGTAGTGGACGTTTCCTCTTCCCATTCGTTTTTGCTTGGGGATTGGCCTACATTGTTTTCTTGAATGCTGAGCTGGTAACTTCAAATATGATGTTTTTGACAGCAGGTAGTTTCTTGAAAAAAATTTCATGGAGAAAAACAGCTGAGATTTTACTTTACTGTACCTTGTTCAACCTTATCGGAGCTTTGATAGCAGGTTGGGGCTTTGCCCACTCAGCAGCCTATGCAAATCTGACACATGATAGCTTCATTTCAGGGGTTGTCGAGATGAAGTTAGGCCGTTCCAATGAGCTTGTCTTACTTGAAGGTATTTTAGCCAATATCTTTGTAAACATCGCCATTCTTTCATTTGTTTTGGTGAAAGACGGTGGGGCCAAACTTTGGCTTGTTTTGTCAGCAATTTACATGTTTGTATTCTTAACAAACGAACACATTGCTGCGAACTTTGCTTCTTTTGCGATTGTTAAGTTCAGTGTTGCAGCAGATTCAATTGCTAATTTTGACATACCTAATATTCTTCGTCACTGGGGTGTAACCTTTGTCGGAAACTTTATCGGAGGAGGCCTCTTGATGGGCTTGCCATACGCTTTCCTCAACAAAAACGAAGATACTTATGTAGATTAA
- a CDS encoding class A sortase, whose amino-acid sequence MSHKKTKNKKSKKNKRRNLFINILAGFLILLSLALIFNSKIRDIFLVWNTNKYQVNQVTKENIDENLKSEGNFDFDSVKSISSEAVLASQWDAQKLPVIGGIAIPEVEINLPIFKGLDNVNLFYGAGTMKPDQKMGEGNYSLASHHIFTAENASQMLFSPLVNAKAGMKIYLTDKDKVYTYEITEVKRVTPDRVDEIEDRDGVKEITLVTCVDYNATERIIVKGIFKESKAYSETSEDILKAFNQPYRQRY is encoded by the coding sequence ATGTCTCATAAAAAAACGAAAAATAAAAAGAGTAAGAAAAATAAGCGCAGAAATCTATTTATCAATATTTTAGCGGGTTTCTTAATTCTTCTTTCCTTAGCCTTGATTTTTAATTCAAAGATTCGCGATATCTTTTTGGTATGGAATACCAATAAATACCAAGTCAATCAAGTCACTAAGGAAAATATAGATGAAAACCTAAAATCCGAGGGAAATTTTGATTTTGACTCTGTTAAGTCTATTTCATCTGAAGCTGTATTGGCTTCACAATGGGATGCTCAGAAACTTCCTGTTATTGGAGGTATCGCTATTCCTGAGGTGGAGATTAACCTCCCTATTTTCAAAGGGTTGGATAATGTAAACTTGTTCTACGGAGCAGGGACCATGAAACCAGACCAAAAAATGGGAGAAGGCAACTATTCTCTAGCCAGTCACCATATCTTTACTGCTGAAAATGCCAGTCAAATGCTCTTCTCACCTTTGGTCAATGCCAAAGCAGGTATGAAAATTTACCTGACGGATAAGGATAAAGTTTATACTTATGAGATTACAGAAGTTAAACGTGTTACACCAGACCGTGTAGATGAAATCGAAGATCGTGATGGCGTAAAAGAGATTACTTTGGTTACCTGTGTTGATTATAATGCGACTGAGCGTATAATCGTCAAAGGAATCTTTAAAGAATCAAAGGCTTATTCTGAGACTTCTGAGGATATTTTGAAGGCCTTTAATCAACCGTATAGACAACGTTATTAA
- the gyrA gene encoding DNA gyrase subunit A codes for MQDRNLVNVNLTKEMKTSFIDYAMSVIVARALPDVRDGLKPVHRRILYGMNELGVTPDKPHKKSARITGDVMGKYHPHGDSSIYEAMVRMAQWWSYRYMLVDGHGNFGSMDGDGAAAQRYTEARMSKIALEMLRDINKNTVDFVDNYDANEREPLVLPARFPNLLVNGATGIAVGMATNIPPHNLGETIDAVKLVMDNPEVTTKDLMEVLPGPDFPTGALVMGKSGIHKAYETGKGSIVLRSRTEIETTKTGRERIVVTEFPYMVNKTKVHEHIVRLVQEKRIEGITAVRDESNREGVRFVIEVKRDASANVILNNLFKMTQMQTNFGFNMLAIQNGVPKILSLRQILDAYIEHQKEVVVRRTRFDKEKAEARAHILEGLLIALDHIDEVIRIIRASETDAEAQAELMSKFKLSERQSQAILDMRLRRLTGLERDKIQSEYDELIALIADLADILAKPERVAQIIKEELDEVKRKFGDKRRTELMIGEVLTLEDEDLIEETDVLITLSNKGYIKRLDQGEFTAQKRGGRGVQGTGVKDDDFVRELVSTSTHDHLLFFTNKGRVYRLKGYEIPEYGRTAKGLPVVNLLKLDEGESIQTIINVESERSDDAYLFFTTRHGIVKRTSVKEFANIRQNGLKALNLKDEDELINVLLTEEDTDIIIGTKFGYAVRFNQSAVRGMSRIATGVRGVNLREGDTVVGASVITNQDEVLIITEKGYGKRTLATEYPTKGRGGKGMKTANVAEKNGPLAGLLTVKGDEDLMIITDTGVMIRTNVANISQTGRSTMGVKVMRLDQDAKIVTFTTVAAAEKEEVGTEIETEGEA; via the coding sequence ATGCAGGATAGAAATTTAGTGAATGTCAATCTGACAAAGGAGATGAAGACCAGCTTTATCGACTACGCCATGAGCGTTATCGTCGCGCGGGCCCTTCCTGATGTTCGAGATGGCTTAAAACCTGTTCACCGTCGTATTCTTTATGGAATGAATGAACTAGGTGTTACACCAGACAAACCTCATAAAAAATCAGCCCGTATTACAGGGGATGTTATGGGTAAATACCACCCACACGGAGATTCCTCTATTTACGAAGCCATGGTTCGTATGGCTCAGTGGTGGAGCTACCGTTACATGCTTGTTGATGGGCATGGAAACTTTGGTTCTATGGATGGGGACGGTGCTGCCGCGCAGCGGTACACTGAGGCACGTATGAGCAAGATTGCTCTTGAAATGCTTCGTGATATCAACAAAAATACAGTTGATTTCGTAGACAACTACGATGCTAACGAACGTGAACCCTTGGTTTTGCCTGCTCGTTTTCCAAACCTTTTGGTCAATGGAGCAACGGGTATCGCTGTTGGGATGGCAACCAATATTCCACCTCACAACTTGGGTGAAACCATTGATGCAGTGAAGTTGGTCATGGACAATCCTGAAGTGACGACTAAGGACTTGATGGAAGTCTTGCCTGGTCCAGATTTTCCGACTGGCGCTCTTGTCATGGGGAAATCAGGGATTCATAAGGCTTATGAGACTGGTAAAGGTTCCATTGTCCTTCGTTCTCGTACAGAGATTGAAACCACTAAGACGGGTCGTGAGCGCATCGTTGTAACGGAATTCCCTTATATGGTTAATAAAACCAAGGTACATGAGCATATTGTTCGCTTGGTTCAGGAAAAACGAATTGAGGGCATTACAGCCGTACGTGATGAGTCCAACCGTGAAGGCGTCCGCTTTGTAATCGAGGTTAAACGCGACGCGTCTGCCAACGTTATCCTTAACAACCTCTTCAAGATGACCCAGATGCAAACCAACTTTGGTTTCAACATGCTCGCGATTCAAAATGGCGTGCCAAAAATCTTGTCCCTTCGTCAAATTTTGGATGCTTATATCGAGCACCAAAAAGAAGTGGTTGTGCGCCGTACTCGTTTTGACAAGGAAAAGGCAGAGGCGCGTGCGCACATCTTAGAAGGTCTTTTAATTGCACTTGACCATATCGACGAAGTGATTCGTATTATCCGTGCAAGTGAAACAGATGCGGAAGCGCAAGCTGAGTTGATGAGCAAGTTCAAGCTTTCTGAACGTCAAAGTCAAGCTATCCTTGATATGCGTCTTCGTCGTTTGACAGGATTGGAACGTGATAAGATTCAGTCTGAATATGATGAATTGATTGCCTTGATTGCAGATTTGGCTGATATTCTTGCCAAACCCGAGCGCGTGGCGCAAATCATCAAAGAGGAATTGGACGAAGTCAAACGCAAGTTTGGTGACAAGCGTCGTACGGAGTTGATGATCGGAGAAGTCTTAACTCTTGAAGATGAAGATTTGATTGAAGAAACGGATGTCTTGATTACCCTATCTAACAAGGGCTATATCAAACGTTTGGACCAAGGTGAGTTCACCGCACAAAAACGTGGTGGCCGTGGAGTTCAAGGTACGGGAGTTAAGGATGATGACTTTGTGCGTGAGTTGGTTTCAACCAGCACCCATGATCATCTGCTCTTCTTTACCAATAAAGGACGCGTATATCGACTAAAAGGTTATGAAATCCCTGAATACGGTCGTACTGCTAAGGGCTTGCCAGTTGTCAATCTATTGAAGTTGGACGAAGGTGAGAGCATTCAGACCATCATCAACGTTGAGTCTGAACGTAGTGATGACGCCTATCTCTTCTTTACAACTCGTCACGGTATTGTGAAGAGAACCAGTGTTAAAGAGTTTGCTAACATCCGTCAAAATGGACTGAAAGCCTTGAATCTCAAGGATGAGGATGAGTTGATCAATGTCTTGCTAACAGAAGAAGATACGGATATTATCATTGGTACCAAGTTTGGTTATGCTGTTCGCTTTAATCAATCAGCTGTTCGTGGCATGAGCCGTATCGCGACTGGTGTTCGAGGAGTCAATCTTCGTGAAGGAGATACAGTAGTTGGTGCTAGTGTGATTACAAACCAAGACGAAGTTCTTATCATCACTGAAAAAGGTTATGGTAAACGTACTCTTGCTACTGAATATCCAACTAAAGGCCGTGGTGGTAAAGGGATGAAGACTGCCAATGTTGCTGAGAAGAATGGTCCTCTGGCAGGTCTCCTCACTGTTAAGGGGGATGAAGACTTGATGATTATCACAGATACAGGTGTCATGATCCGTACGAATGTTGCCAATATTTCACAAACGGGACGCTCAACTATGGGAGTTAAGGTGATGCGTCTAGATCAAGATGCTAAGATTGTAACCTTTACAACGGTTGCTGCGGCAGAAAAAGAAGAAGTTGGGACTGAAATTGAAACAGAAGGTGAAGCATAA